From one Flavobacteriales bacterium genomic stretch:
- a CDS encoding Omp28-related outer membrane protein codes for MSSRQILLLALVSIVTVLFHGCDAISPPHYGCIDPNATNYNPDATHADGPCQGKCEYDTTVTLGCTDQSALNYNPSATANNCACIYAGQRNVLVEDYTGHTCGNCPRAAEVLHDLQLTYGSRVIPMAVHVGFFAAVQNNPDGSYATDFRTPAGNAWNTTFGSDAQGLPNGLINRRPHDGSYPYTYTAWTAEVANLLELDPDASLTLDNTYDPTSRTLNTSIEVSIFNDLNSGPYNIIVCLTEDSVIDWQKDYDPALEDESLPDYVHMHVLRTNFNGPWGDQIGTGNLAAGSVFTVNYSLELNPEWVAKNCKVVAFVHRTDTKEVVQADFKAILEE; via the coding sequence TTTGTTTCACGGATGTGACGCGATAAGTCCACCACATTACGGATGTATTGACCCAAACGCAACCAATTACAACCCGGATGCTACGCATGCTGATGGTCCATGTCAAGGGAAATGTGAATATGACACAACTGTAACGCTCGGGTGCACCGATCAAAGCGCCCTCAACTATAACCCATCTGCCACAGCAAACAACTGCGCCTGCATCTATGCTGGTCAGCGAAACGTGCTTGTGGAAGATTATACTGGCCATACGTGTGGAAACTGTCCGCGAGCAGCAGAAGTTCTTCATGACCTACAACTGACCTATGGTTCGCGAGTTATTCCAATGGCCGTGCATGTTGGTTTTTTTGCCGCGGTGCAGAACAATCCTGATGGAAGCTACGCCACTGATTTTAGAACGCCTGCCGGCAATGCTTGGAACACCACCTTCGGTTCTGATGCACAAGGTTTACCGAATGGCTTGATCAACCGAAGGCCTCACGATGGGAGTTACCCTTACACCTACACTGCTTGGACAGCCGAAGTAGCCAATCTATTGGAACTTGATCCAGACGCTTCTTTGACCTTAGACAACACGTATGACCCAACTTCACGAACGTTGAATACCAGCATCGAAGTTTCCATCTTCAATGACCTTAATAGCGGGCCTTACAACATTATTGTTTGCCTAACTGAGGACAGCGTGATAGATTGGCAAAAAGATTATGATCCTGCTTTAGAGGATGAAAGTCTGCCCGATTATGTTCACATGCATGTGCTGCGAACCAATTTTAACGGACCGTGGGGAGATCAAATCGGTACTGGAAATCTGGCTGCCGGAAGTGTCTTCACCGTAAATTATTCTTTAGAGCTGAATCCTGAATGGGTTGCCAAGAACTGTAAGGTGGTTGCATTCGTTCATCGAACAGACACAAAAGAAGTTGTACAGGCCGACTTCAAAGCCATCTTGGAAGAGTAA